CATCCCCCGCCGCGATTTGCAGCGGCACCGCGATGGCCGCGAACGCCACCGCGAGCTTCAGCATGCGCGCGCCGGCCTCCAGGTGCTTGCCGCGCCGCAGATACCAGGCGCCCACGCCTCCCACCACGAAGCAGGTCGTGATGAAGGCGGCCAGCGCCATGTGCGTCAGCCGATACGGGAAGGAGGGATTGAAGATGATCTGCGACCAGTCGCGGGGCCGGAAGATGCCATCGACCAGGGTGAACCCCGTCGGCGTATGCAGCCAGCTGTTGGCCGAGAGGATCCAGAAGGTCGAGAACAGCGTGCCCAGCGCCACCATGAAGGTCGCAAGCAGATGCAGGCCGGGCTTGATCCGGCCCCAGCCGAACAGCATCACCCCCAGGAAGCTGGCCTCCAGGAAGAACGCGGTCAGCACCTCATAGCTCAGCAGCGGCCCCAGGATGTTGCCGGCGCGCAGCGTCAGCTCGGACCAGTTGGTCCCCAGCTGGAAGCTCATCACGATGCCGCTGACCACGCCCATGCCGAAGGACACGGCGAAGATCCGCTGCCAGAAGAAGTACAGGTCGCGCCAGCGCGGATCGGCCGTCCTGACCCAGCGGAACTCCAGGAACGTCAGCCACCACGCCAGCCCGACCGTGAAGGCCGGGAACAGGACGTGGAAGCTGATGACGAAGGCGAACTGGATCCTCGACAGCAGCACGGTTTGGAGCCAATCCATGACTAGCCCCGCCGCACATCCGCCGCGCGCCGGCGGCGCCGTTCCTCACCGCCGGCCTTGCCCTCCTGCATGTCCGGGCAGCATGGCCCTTCGCTTCCCCCCGGGTGGACCGGCGCCCGCTCCTGCAGCCGACGCATTGGCAGGACCAGCTCGGGGCCACGCGGCTTCGCGGTGGAGCGCCGCTCGCTCATGGCGTCTCCGTCTCTCCTGTGGTGGCGCCCGCGCCGGGGCCCGCGCCCAGGTCGGCCCCGGTCATGGGGTCGGCATCGGGATCGGAGAGGGTGCGGGCCGCCATCGCATCCAGGGCGGCCTGCTGGGCTTCGCTGAGCACCACCGCCGCGGTGCCGTCGCCGCCGTCCACCGCCGACTGCGCTTCGCGGTCGCTGACCACCTCCCACTGCGGTCCCGAGTTCCAGGGGCCGGTGAGGTTGCCGGTGCCCTGGGACATGTCGAAATACAGATCGGTGAAGGCAGGATCGCCGGGCAGACGGCCCGGGGGGAAGTTCGGCCGGATCGCGTACAGCGCCTTCTCGAACGACTTCTGGTGCGCCACTTCGCGCGTCATCAGGAAGGTCAGCGCGTCCTTGATGCCGGGATCATCGGTGACCGAGATGAGCCGTTCGTACACCATCTTGGCGCGCGCCTCGGCGGCGATGTTCGAGCGCAGGTCCGCGGTGGGTTCGCCGATGGTGTCGATGTAGGCGGCCGACCACGGCACGCCGCTGGAATTCACCAGCGCCGGACCGTTGCCGTAGAGGATCGCCTCGGTCTGGCTGGTGCTGTTGCCCGTCAGGGTGCGCATCTCGGCGGTCTCTTCCATGCCCTCTGCCAGTTCGCCCTTTGCACCCT
The window above is part of the Pseudoxanthomonas sp. X-1 genome. Proteins encoded here:
- a CDS encoding manganese catalase family protein — protein: MFMHNKRLQYTVHVERPDPKLATLMLEQFGGPQGELAAAMRYFTQALAEDDAGRKDMLYDIATEELSHLEIIGSIIAMLNKGAKGELAEGMEETAEMRTLTGNSTSQTEAILYGNGPALVNSSGVPWSAAYIDTIGEPTADLRSNIAAEARAKMVYERLISVTDDPGIKDALTFLMTREVAHQKSFEKALYAIRPNFPPGRLPGDPAFTDLYFDMSQGTGNLTGPWNSGPQWEVVSDREAQSAVDGGDGTAAVVLSEAQQAALDAMAARTLSDPDADPMTGADLGAGPGAGATTGETETP
- a CDS encoding cytochrome ubiquinol oxidase subunit I, which gives rise to MDWLQTVLLSRIQFAFVISFHVLFPAFTVGLAWWLTFLEFRWVRTADPRWRDLYFFWQRIFAVSFGMGVVSGIVMSFQLGTNWSELTLRAGNILGPLLSYEVLTAFFLEASFLGVMLFGWGRIKPGLHLLATFMVALGTLFSTFWILSANSWLHTPTGFTLVDGIFRPRDWSQIIFNPSFPYRLTHMALAAFITTCFVVGGVGAWYLRRGKHLEAGARMLKLAVAFAAIAVPLQIAAGDAHGLNTLEHQPAKIAAIEAHWEAGPREAGVPLVLFAIPDQEAARNRAEVAIPRLGSVILTHSLDGQIPPLRDFDAKHRPPVLPVFFAFRIMVGLGVAMLVLAYASLWAWRRGGLLRSRTLLLGWNVMAPAGFVALLAGWFVTEMGRQPYVIYGFLRTSDAASEVSPWAVAASLLVYLLAYGIVFGFGGWYISKMLRRGPVPDEHQPEVSDGERTPARPLSAADVALDHDGEDRL